CCTCCTCGAGAACCACCATGACGACGTCGTCTGAAGCCGATGCTCACCCGTCGGAGCAACCCAAGCTAAGCAAGAAGGCCGCCAAGAAGGAGGAGGCCAAGCTCGAGAAGCTCCGCCGCCGCCTGGAGGCCTCCTCCGCCGTCTCGGGCGccgccgaggaggaggaggaggaggaggaggatccCCTCGCCGCCAACTACGGGGAGGTCCCGCTGGCCGATTTGCAGTCCAAGGAGGAGGTGGGCGAGCCGTACACGGAGGTCGGGGCGCTGGGGGAGGGGATGCAGGGGAGGAGCGTGCTGGTGCGGGGAGGGCGCAGGCGATCAGGGCGGTGGGGAAGAAGATGGCGTTCGTGGTGGTGAGGGAGGGGGTTCACGGTGCAGTGCGTGGTGACCGAGCAGGAGGGCTCGGTCAGCCGGCAGATGGTGAAGTTCGTGGCCTCCTTGAACCGCGAGTCCATCGTGGACGTCCGTGGCACCCTCACCGTCCCTTCCTCCCCCATCAAGGGCGCCTCCCAGCAGGTGGAGATTCAGGTCCACAAGCTCCATTGCGTCAGCAAGGCCTTCCCCACCCTCCCCATCAATCTCGAGGACGCTGCCCGCAGCGAGGCTGAGATCGAGAAGGCTCTCcaggtctctctctttctctctctctcgataatCATTTCGTCTTTCCACTCGTGTCCAGGCTTAGGCTCTCTTGTTTTAAGTTCCTTGTTCGCATAATTCGCAGGCCGGGGAGCAGCTCGTTCGTGTTAATCAGGGTACGAGGTTAAATTTTAGGGTCCTCGACATACGCACGCCAGCTAATCAAGGCATCTTTCGAATCCAGAGTCAAGTTGGCAATGTGAGCTTCCCCCATGTCCCATACCCGATGAAATTCCCAAACTCATTATATTCTCCCCTCTTTCACAACAGCAACTAGTCCATAGAAAATGACATGATTCTGTCTTGCTCTCTTTTCTGTACGTACTGGAAATAACTGCAAGATGTCTAGATGTAAAATGTTATGGTCCAAAATAGTTTATCTGATGCCTATGTTTTTCCTCCAATCATTTAGGAGGATATGGCTCAAAACGTTAGGGAGCTTTATGATGCATGGGGCGAAAGCATAGTAGAAATGGGGAAGTCTGTTTCCTTTGTTTCTGTTTACTTCAAATGAAAATGGGTTGTTTTTGTAGTCACTAACTTACAAATAACAGATCGTTCAATTTCTTAAGATAAGATGCTGATGGTGTGGCTGTTCTGCATTCGGCTGCCAAGGTTCCTCCCAGTTTGCTATATATGTTTATCTTGGATAATGTGTTCTGAGTCTGACGCCTAAACTTATACAATCCCACATTGTTCAGATATTTAGGCAGTTCTTGTTATCTGAAGGCTTTATTGAAATCCATACGCCGAAACTGATAGCTGGATCCAGTGAAGGAGGTTCTGCCGTTTTTAAGCTGGACTATAAAGGGCGCCCCGCGTGCCTGGCGCAGTCACCCCAGCTTCACAAGCAAATGTCTATTTGTGGTGATTTTGGGCGTGTTTTTGAGATTGGCCCTGTTTTTAGGGCAGAAGACTCCTACACAC
This genomic stretch from Eucalyptus grandis isolate ANBG69807.140 chromosome 3, ASM1654582v1, whole genome shotgun sequence harbors:
- the LOC104438360 gene encoding LOW QUALITY PROTEIN: aspartate--tRNA ligase 2, cytoplasmic (The sequence of the model RefSeq protein was modified relative to this genomic sequence to represent the inferred CDS: inserted 4 bases in 3 codons), yielding MTTSSEADAHPSEQPKLSKKAAKKEEAKLEKLRRRLEASSAVSGAAEEEEEEEEDPLAANYGEVPLADLQSKEEVGEPYTEVGALGEGMQGRSVLVXGRAQAIRAVGKKMAFVVVREXGFTVQCVVTEQEGSVSRQMVKFVASLNRESIVDVRGTLTVPSSPIKGASQQVEIQVHKLHCVSKAFPTLPINLEDAARSEAEIEKALQAGEQLVRVNQGTRLNFRVLDIRTPANQGIFRIQSQVGNIFRQFLLSEGFIEIHTPKLIAGSSEGGSAVFKLDYKGRPACLAQSPQLHKQMSICGDFGRVFEIGPVFRAEDSYTHRHLCEFTGLDVEMEIKKHYFEVMDIVDQLFVAMFDSLNASCKKELEAIGRQYPFEPLKYLRKTLRLTFQEGXQMLKDASVEIDPLGDLNTEVERKLGQLVLEKYGTEFYILHRYPLAVRPFYTMPCYDNPAYSNSFDVFIRGEEIISGAQRVHVPEFLTKRAEACGIDVKTIETYIDSFRYGAPPHGGFGVGLERVVMLFCGLNNIRKTSLFPRDPLRISP